A genomic region of Azoarcus sp. KH32C contains the following coding sequences:
- a CDS encoding VWA domain-containing protein, with protein MLIDFFLHLKASKLPVSTREFLTLLEGLRDGVCGPDIDAFYYFARTCLVKDESRYDRFDQAFAAYFKGVSEIPGLETELPEEWLRAMMKRHLTPEQKAQLEKLGWDKLMDELRKRLEEQKGRHQGGSKWIGTGGSSPFGNGGYHPEGIRIGGESAGNRTAIKVWEKREFRNLDDAVELGTRNIKVALRRLRRFAREGAAEELDLDGTIAATARNAGWLDLLMRPERHNAVKVLLFLDIGGSMDDHVKACEELFSACRSEFKHLEHFYFHNCVYEGVWRDNRRRFSETVPVLDLIHKYGPDYKLIFVGDATMSPYEILHQHGSIEHMNKEPGAAWLRRLLDAWPAAAWLNPEPERLWAYRQSIEIINRIMGERMYPMTLDGLERAMRQLSKKV; from the coding sequence ATGCTGATCGACTTCTTCCTGCATCTCAAGGCTTCCAAACTGCCGGTGTCGACACGCGAGTTCCTGACCTTGCTCGAAGGGCTGCGCGACGGTGTGTGCGGGCCGGACATCGATGCGTTCTATTACTTCGCACGCACCTGCCTTGTGAAGGACGAATCGCGCTACGACCGATTCGATCAGGCCTTCGCGGCCTACTTCAAGGGCGTCAGCGAAATTCCCGGGCTGGAGACCGAACTGCCGGAAGAATGGCTGCGCGCGATGATGAAGCGCCATCTGACGCCGGAACAGAAGGCCCAGCTCGAAAAGCTCGGCTGGGACAAGCTGATGGACGAGTTGCGCAAGCGCCTGGAGGAGCAGAAAGGGCGCCACCAGGGCGGTTCCAAGTGGATTGGCACCGGCGGCAGTTCGCCGTTCGGCAACGGCGGTTATCACCCCGAGGGCATCCGGATCGGCGGCGAGTCGGCCGGCAACCGGACCGCGATCAAGGTCTGGGAGAAGCGCGAATTCCGCAATCTCGACGATGCGGTGGAACTCGGAACGCGCAACATCAAGGTCGCCTTGCGGCGCCTGCGCCGATTCGCGCGCGAAGGCGCGGCCGAGGAACTCGATCTGGACGGCACCATCGCCGCCACTGCGCGCAACGCGGGCTGGCTAGACCTGCTGATGCGCCCGGAGCGCCACAACGCAGTCAAGGTGCTGCTGTTCCTGGACATCGGCGGTTCGATGGACGACCACGTGAAGGCGTGCGAAGAGCTGTTCTCGGCTTGCCGCAGCGAGTTCAAGCATCTCGAGCACTTCTACTTCCACAACTGCGTGTACGAGGGCGTGTGGCGCGACAACCGCCGCCGCTTCAGCGAAACGGTGCCGGTGCTCGATCTGATCCACAAATACGGACCGGACTACAAGCTGATCTTCGTCGGCGACGCGACGATGAGCCCCTACGAGATCCTGCACCAGCACGGCTCGATCGAACACATGAATAAGGAACCGGGCGCGGCCTGGCTGCGGCGCCTGCTCGACGCGTGGCCGGCGGCGGCGTGGCTGAATCCGGAACCGGAACGGCTGTGGGCCTATCGCCAGTCGATCGAGATCATCAACCGGATCATGGGCGAACGAATGTATCCGATGACGCTCGACGGCCTGGAACGGGCCATGCGGCAATTATCGAAAAAGGTCTGA